In Lacrimispora indolis DSM 755, a genomic segment contains:
- the def gene encoding peptide deformylase, with the protein MAIRKIRTIGDEILRKHCKPVKEITPRITELIGDMFETMYDSNGVGLAASQVGVLKQIVVLDVEDGNQYVLINPEILETRGSQTGPEGCLSVPGKSGIVTRPEYVKIKAYDDAMEPYELEGEGLLARAICHECDHLNGDLYVDKVEGELEDVTPDEEEEEGEVEE; encoded by the coding sequence ATGGCAATTAGAAAGATCAGAACCATTGGAGATGAAATTTTAAGAAAACACTGTAAGCCTGTAAAAGAGATCACACCAAGGATTACAGAGCTGATTGGGGATATGTTTGAAACCATGTATGATTCCAACGGAGTCGGCCTTGCGGCTTCTCAGGTGGGGGTTTTAAAACAAATCGTTGTATTGGATGTTGAGGATGGCAACCAGTATGTTCTCATTAATCCGGAAATCCTGGAGACAAGGGGAAGCCAGACCGGGCCAGAGGGCTGTCTTAGCGTACCTGGAAAATCAGGAATCGTTACAAGGCCGGAATACGTAAAAATAAAGGCTTATGATGATGCCATGGAGCCTTATGAACTGGAGGGGGAAGGACTTTTAGCCAGGGCGATCTGTCATGAATGCGATCATCTAAACGGTGATTTATACGTAGACAAGGTGGAAGGCGAGCTGGAGGATGTCACCCCTGACGAGGAGGAAGAAGAAGGAGAGGTTGAAGAATAA